GACCCCCTGGACAGGGCTCGCTGGGGGTAACAGGGGACGTGGGTGGATGGAGATGTCCCCAGGCCGCCAAAGACACCAGGGGAAGCTTCAGGACGCCTTGTCCAGGGGTGTTCGTGCCCTTTCCACCAGGAGCAGCGAGGGGGGCTCACCAGCACCAAGGGGGAGAGCTGTGGTGTACGGACCAACCCCACTATAACCACCTGGGTCACCTCCTGGCTGCCCTGTCCCCTGCACGGGGACAAGCTGAGCCACGCAGCTCCGTCCCCAAGACACCTCCACGTCCATGACCATTTGGGTACCTTCACGGCCACCCCAACACCTCCCCGGCCAAGGCACTGCTGCTTTGGCTCCTGTGTGGTGTGGGAAGCTCCCGAGGAGCTTGGCTGTCCCCAGGACCAGCCCCAGAAGTGCTGCCCGCTGGGGCCCCTCACCTCGTAAGACGGTGATGTTCCTCAGCATCTCCCCGTGCCGGATGTCCACCACCTTCATCTCCTCCATGACCATGGACAGGTTGCGGACGTCGAAGTCCAGCCGGGCGCTGAGCAGGCCGAAACGTTCCCGCAGCCGGTCGGTGGCTCCCTGGGCCTGGCCGAGGGACTTGTTGAGGTAGTAGAGCTCCTCGGCGTGGGCGTGGAAGCCCAGCGTGCAGGAGAGCCGCACGTCGTCCAGGTAGCGCAGCATGCTGTGCACGTGGCTGTCGGTGGCGTTGACGTTGGCGACGATGGTGCCGATCTCCACCTCGTGGGAGGCCATGCGCCCTTCCAGCGTCTCGAAGCGCTCGGCCGTGCGGTTCTGCGCGTACTGGCCGTGGTAGCGCAGGTCGCTCACCGTCTCTTCGTGGTCGTCCAGGGAGGAGGAGACGTTGtcgagctgcagctgcagccccatcacctgcagcaccagctcGTGCATGCTCTCCGAGTTCTGCCCCACCTGCCGGGCCGCGGCGCCCACGCTGCTTTGaaggcccttcaccatctcgCCCGTCtcggcggcggccgcccgcagcccgccCAGGAGGCGCGTGTGGTTCTGCCACTCGGCCACCATCTTCTGCAGCGTCAGCGTCTCCTCGTCCGCCTTCCTCTGCACGGCGCGGATCCACTCGGAGCTCTGCCCCAGCGTCACGTTCAGCTGCTGCACGGCCGCCCGCGCCTCCAGCCGCTCCTGCGCCAGCGCCCGCAgcgagccccgcagccccgcggccgcgTCCTGCCAGCCCCCGGCCCGCGCCATGAGCTGCCCCACGCTCTGGTTGACCTGCCCGATGGCCAGGGAGCAGCCGGCCACCTCGGCGCTCAGCTCCTGGCCGGAGGACGCGAGCAGCTCGTGGGTGCGGGAGGTGCGGTCCAGGAGGATTTCCTGCGCCAGGAGCATCTTCTGGATCTCCTCCAGCTCGCCCTGCAGCCTGGCGAGCTCCTGGCCCAGCTCAGCCGTCTCACGGCACAGCGAGCAGTTCCCCGAGGTCTTCTCATCTGGAGGCAGGGCACAGGAGGCCCTTAGTCCACCACCCACCACCAGGATCCACGGATCTCCACCACGAGGCCCTTAGCCCACCACCAGGACCCACAGACCTCCCCGTTGAGGCCCTCagcccaccaccagcacccacagACCTCCCTGTTGAAGCCCACCACCCACCACCAGGACCCACAGACCTTCAAGTTGAGGCCctcagcccagcaccaggaccCACAGACCTCCCTGTTGAGGCCCTCagcccaccaccagcacccacagACCTCCCTGTTGAAGCCCACCACCCACCACCAGGACCCACAGACCTTCAAGTTGAGGCcctcagcccagcaccagcacccacaGACCTCCCTGTTGCGGTCCATAGCCCACCACCAACACCCACAGACCTCCCTGTTGAAGCCCACCACCCACCACCAGGACCCACAGACCTCCCTGTTGAGGCCCGCCCAGCCCCTGGAGCTCCCTGTTGGACTCACCCAGCCCCTGGATCTCCCCCTGGATGGCCAGGATCTTCTCCTCGTAGTACGCCTGCGCCGAGCTGATGCCGCCCGCGATGGAGTCGACTCTCCTGAACActgtggaggggaggagggtgctgaggggcCGGACAGGTGCTGAACACAGCCCTGGCTGCCATCGCCTACCACACCAAGGGTCTTGGGACCCCCGCCAAAGGCTTTGCTGACCCTCATGGGGGACATGGGACCCCCTCAGAGCCACAAGTGTCCTGTAGGACAAAGCCCACCAGGCTCCATCAGGTCCCCTCACACCATGGTTCCCTTGGGATGCAGGAGGGCTCACCAAAAGGCAGCAaagaactggggggggggggtccaggAATTTAGGGTTGTTTCACGCCATCCTACTCCAACCCTTGCGTTGGAGGGAAGCTCACACATCCCCGTGGGGCCGCCcgaaggaagggaaggagaaaagagggaaggatGCGGCCCCCATCCCCGCCTGCACTCACCCAGGGCGGCCAGCACGGTGACGGCCACGATGAGCAGGACGGAGAAGACGTAGAGGACTTTGACGGCCGTCTGCAGGGAGAGGTTCCTCTGGCACCGGCTGCAGCTGCTCCGTGCCCTGCctgaagcaggagaaggaaggatcaggccctgctgctgcccaccccatGGAAGGGGGGCAAGGGGGTGGCCTCGGTGCTCACCGGTGGTGCGGAAGGACggcatctcctcctcctccgctcCCACCAGGTCCTCTGCTGGAAAGGGAAGGCAACCCCACGCTTCAGGTGGGACCCGGAAAAGCGGCGACGAGGCCGGCCTCCATCCCGAGAGGCCtcgctgcctcccagccccttcCTGCAGATCCCGTCCCCGTGTGTGGGGACGGCCAGGAGCCCTCCTGATTTTTGTCCCCGTGTTTGGGCTCACGCTCAGCTCCGGCAAACCCAAACCCAGGGGAGCAGGGCGGGTGGAGggcccccccccgtcccctgTGCCCCCATCCCCTGTGCCCCCATCCCCtgtgctccccatcccctgtgCCCCCATCCCCTGTGCCCCCAACCCCTGTGCCCCCATCCCGTGTCCTCATCCCCTGTCCCCCATCCCCTGTGCCCCCAACCCCTTTGTCCCCCATCCCCTGTGCCCCCATCCCCTGTGCCCCCATCCCATCCACTCCCAGGATCAGCCGGCTCTGGGAaggggcccccccccccccgtactCCCCAAGCTGTTGCATTGATAAAAAAGCAAACGAAGCATCCCCAAGCCCTCAGCTGATTCCGGGGCTCCCttctgctggggcagagcacGGCGATGGGGGGCACGGAGCCCAGGACCCCCccaacagcagctggcaggagtGGCAAACACCATGGATCCCACCCGGGGGCACCAGGCGAGCGCGGTGCACAGGCTCTGTCCATGCCACAACCCAGGAGGGGGCTGTACCCCAACCCCTGCATCCCCCCCCCAAGCTTTGCCCCCCATCCCGAGCCCCCCGACCTGCTCCACAGCTGCCCCCAGGTGCGGGGGGCAGAAGTTGGGGCTGCGCCGTGCTTTCCACGCCGGGGGGGCCGCGAGGGGCCGCGTCCCATGGCCGGAGTGCCGGCGCCGTCAGCATCCCCTGCTTATAAACCCTGCCACCCCCACGGAAACCcggggcggcaccgggggggtgagggggggggccTCCCGCTCCCCTCCACGTCCCTCCGGCctgtcatttttcagctgtcccagatttttgcttttctgcccCAGGAACGAGCGGCGGAGGCACCCGTTgggccgggaggaggaggaggtctgCACTGGAAGCACCCCCATTGCTTTGGGGGTCTCAGAGTGGGGCCGAGCCCACCTCAGCCCCCCGGCACGGAAAAAGCTGCCcatggggtgggcagggaggggggcagcacCCCCCCTGGCCACCCCCCAACTTTGGGGACCATGATGGGGACCCTGGCTCGGCCACCgccatcccctcctgcccctaCACCACCAACCTCACCCCTCTCCCAGCGTCCCCCCCGCCCAAAAAAAAGCCTCCAGCCCCCCCGTATGGCCCCGACTCACCTCTCATGGCCCCAAAACCGCCCGGCCGCGAGCGGGGACGTGGTGGCCGCAGCCCCGTGCCACCGAGGGCCTcagcgccccgctccccgcagcacGTCTCCTCCCGCCGTGCCGGCGAGCATggccggggctgccgggctCCCTGCTCGCCTTCCTCGGCCCCTCGCTCCCCAGCTCGGCCAGACGGTTTTGGGGAGCCCTCAGAAGCCGCCCCGTTGGCgggggggagcccccggggccgcccgtTCGCCCATGGGGAGCGGGATGGGGAGCGGGAAGCGCGGCCGGGCTTGGACGGCGTCCACCGAGGCGCTGGGCTGAGTGCTGGGGGAGAAaggctgctccttccttccctccctccttccctccctccttccctccttccttccctccagccctAATGACTACCAAATGTCTGACCGACCGCCccgccgagccgtgccgagccgtgccgagccgtgccgagccgtgcccggCCAAGGGGAGGGATGCTGTGGGGTTGGGGAGATGTtgggggaggatggggagaTGTTGGGGGCTGCGCccagtggtgctggggggggcgTCTGGCGTCTTGGGGTTGGGTCCTGGTGTCGGGATGGGGTCCTGGTCCTCGGGGTCGGGGTCAGAGGGTTGGGGCTTGAGCCCGTGCGCTTGGGCCAGGGCGATGGGGAGATGGGGTTTGgggtctgggggtgctggggccagATCTGGGGCAGGGGCACGGAGGGTTTGGGGGCTGGGGTCCCGCTTTGTGCCCGTGGTTCTGGCTGTGGGATGTGGGGTCAGGCTccggctgctgcctggggccaCGGGGTGCTGTGTTTCGGAGCGGTGGGGCGAGGGTCCCGAGCGGGTCAGGGATGGTTTTTTTGGGGGTGCCTCATCCCTGCGCTGTGGCGGGcgccagggcacgctgctgggggctgctcagcaccttgGGGAGGGGGCAACCgagaaggggggggggttgggggggggtgggaggaaaaCCCCACGCGCTGGCTGGGAGCGCGAGGGGCTGCGGAGACCCCAATCCCCACGGCCACTTtccgcagggctgctgctgccctctgccGAGACCCTGCCGGTGGGCCAGCCTTCATCCCTGCGTGGCCACCTTCCTCtttggggggggtcccaggCCCCGGTGGGACCACCAGAGCCGgcgggggtggtggtggtggtgggggcaGTGGCTGTTTCCCCACGTGGCATTTTCCCCCGTGTCGTTCCCCACGGCTCCGCGCAGCGGCCTCGTCCTTTAGCCACCCAAACCCCTGccgctcctgcagctgcagccgtgtttttcctcccctccctggtCGCTTCGAGCTTCTGCCCCGTGTTTTCTGCAATATTccccctcccagcacctgcCCGCCTCCTCCTCGTGGCTCCTGGACGTCCCCACCCCACATTTCAGGGTCACAACTCGTCCCCAGGGAGCCCGCCCAAGATTTTTTGGgtctctctgctgtttctccCTGGCATTTTGGGCTCTCGCTGCTGTTTCCTCCCAGCTCATCCTGCGGCACTGGCgggcagaggaaggagcaggaggacgTGCCAACATCCACCACGGCCATTTCCACACGGCCAGGAGCCCCACGGGGTCACCACGCGGCACTTAGCCCTCGTGGGGCTCATCTCGGTGGCTCCggagagggggggagagggaggggatgctcagcaccggggggggggggggttccctCCGCTGCTCCCCGTCttttcctgcagcctcctgcgTGCCCTCGCGCCGTCCCTGATGACTCACGGCTCGTGGCGCTGCTCCAGGGGGACCGATTTGGCCGATCCCTTCTCCTTTTGGCGCAGCTATTTTAACCGCCGCGGCGCTGCCCCGCTTCCCGGCCCAAGCCGCTCGGTGGCGAAGGCGCTCGGGCTAAGCCAGCGGCCGGGCAGCTCCCCGGGCTCGTGCTGGATCAGCGCCGGGGCTGCGCCTGGAGGCAGAGGTGCTGGTTACCCCTTCTGTTGgatttgggggtggggtgggggtgggggtggggggcacaagggccccggccccgctcggagctggttttggggtgccccACGGGAAGGCGCAGCGCCCGCTCAAACCCCGCACGCCAGGCTCGTGGCGCCCGGGTGGGGGCTTTTGGGGTTTTCCTAACAGCTCCGGGACGGAAGCACGGACGGATCCTGCACCCCCCCCAGAGGGTCCAGCTTGGAAACCCACACACACGGGTCTGGGGGAGGTGTGggtgccccccgccccgcgccaAGCCCCCCGGCTGCGCCCCCACGGCCCCGCTCCAGCCTCAGGAGCTTTTTCTGGGGGCAGGCaccgttcccccccccccaccaccaccaccagtggCTGGAGGTGAAAGACCCCAGCCCCTGGCACCAGCGTGTGGGGGGTGCCCACCCCCATCCGACAccggggggctgcccccagccccacgctgctgcCCCGAACCCTCGCACCGTGCGCTCACGGGACAGAGCAAGAATGCGCAGAGATGGctaagaaaagatttaataaaaaaacaaacccaggaTAGGACAGACTGCAGTGACAGGCCCCGTTTCACACCCGACCGGCCCCTTTACACCTTTTTCTCCCACCCCCCCAATTCcgttctctctccccccccccccccccccgacccacGCTGGGTTCCCGGCACTGCCTCCTTATGGGGTCGTCTCCACGTCCCTGCACCTCCTTGGTGGcaccttcctcccttcctcctcacccctTGGGGCACGGTCAAAGGCCCTTGAGCCACCCCCCCCTAGCACCCATCCCACGCTCGGCCACCCCCCGACCCGCTGctccccccggtgccccccggcaTCACCCCCGGCCCCCTCTGCCTGTACGTGGCCCCATCCTGGCGCAGCCGCGCCAACCAGGGCAGGATGGGCTCCGAGGGTCCCGGCGCCCCCTCGCCCTCGCAGGGGCTGAGCCGCAGCTCCACGGGGAAATCGGGAATAATCTGGTGGGGGCCCAGCGCCTCCCCCAGCGCGTACAGGGAGCGCACTGCCGCCAGGATCAGCGGCAGCCTCTTCGCCCAGTCCTTGCCCGCGCTCTGGGCCAGGCGCCGCAGGCTGCCCGCGATGGGTGCCAGGCAgtcgggggccggggggcgatGGGGGGGGCTGCCGGGTGCCCGTCGCCCCCAGGACCTGCCGCACAGCGTCCCGCAGGAAGGCTGAGCCCGGCTCGCAGCCGACGGCGTGGGGCGTGCCGTAGAGCTCCCAGATCTGCTCCGAAAGGATCTCGGCCGCCTCCTCCGCCGAGGGCTCGCGCATGGGGAAGGCGTCCGCCCAGTGCGAGGACTCGTCCACCGCCACCAGCAGGCACCGCAGCCCCTCCTCGGTGCGGGGCAGCCCCTTGATGAAGCCGAGCTGGAGGCGCGACCACGGCCCTTTGGGGCGCTGGGGCGGCGTGGTGCCCGCCTCCCCCTCGCCCCGGGCGCAGCGGGGGCAGCTCTGCACCCAGCGGGCCACCTGCGCGCTGTCCCCTTC
The Cygnus olor isolate bCygOlo1 chromosome 3, bCygOlo1.pri.v2, whole genome shotgun sequence genome window above contains:
- the SCARA3 gene encoding LOW QUALITY PROTEIN: scavenger receptor class A member 3 (The sequence of the model RefSeq protein was modified relative to this genomic sequence to represent the inferred CDS: deleted 1 base in 1 codon) is translated as MLTAPALRPWDAAPRGPPGVESTAQPQLLPPAPGGSCGAAEDLVGAEEEEMPSFRTTGRARSSCSRCQRNLSLQTAVKVLYVFSVLLIVAVTVLAALVFRRVDSIAGGISSAQAYYEEKILAIQGEIQGLDEKTSGNCSLCRETAELGQELARLQGELEEIQKMLLAQEILLDRTSRTHELLASSGQELSAEVAGCSLAIGQVNQSVGQLMARAGGWQDAAAGLRGSLRALAQERLEARAAVQQLNVTLGQSSEWIRAVQRKADEETLTLQKMVAEWQNHTRLLGGLRAAAAETGEMVKGLQSSVGAAARQVGQNSESMHELVLQVMGLQLQLDNVSSSLDDHEETVSDLRYHGQYAQNRTAERFETLEGRMASHEVEIGTIVANVNATDSHVHSMLRYLDDVRLSCTLGFHAHAEELYYLNKSLGQAQGATDRLRERFGLLSARLDFDVRNLSMVMEEMKVVDIRHGEMLRNITVLRGVPGLPGPRGLKGDVGTKGPAGSNGEKGDAGSLGSPGPPGSPGPPGPPGPQGERGPLGVKGFPGLKGTKGSFGLSGSEGQTGPKGDLGPPGPEGGPGPAGPPGPQGKPGLPGNPGAVGRIGPTGPKGDPGLRGPPGPPGPPGPPGP